A window from Triticum aestivum cultivar Chinese Spring chromosome 6D, IWGSC CS RefSeq v2.1, whole genome shotgun sequence encodes these proteins:
- the LOC123142653 gene encoding uncharacterized protein produces the protein MVSWSDDSEESGYEYSSGGSPIKIPATIEDPNYSGVDDEVMVMCEHGQPAKRHVCFEGISTGRRFIACGLDEASSCGVVHWVDEEWPEHLQNALHKLWLLYEDCQRANRMACLEHSSLVHNLTSQKNKLQETYEKLVEDVNNLLDTQGNIPKENEVQQGEHEEITPPLDNNISALKEQLGAMDAENKELKQKVDQLKSIQVAQGNVIRNLKFAHLKEKEKLSTERRNLEFHIDDLVKASDKNKRKLKDIKDICDEE, from the exons atggtttCGTGGAGCGACGACAGCGAGGAATCGGGCTACGAGTACTCTTCAGGCGGCTCCCCTATCAAG ATCCCGGCTACAATCGAGGACCCGAACTACTCTGGTGTTGATGATGAGGTGATGGTGATGTGTGAGCATGGCCAGCCGGCGAAGAGGCATGTTTGCTTCGAAGGGATTAGCACTGGGAGGAGGTTCATTGCCTGTGGACTTGAT GAAGCAAGCAGTTGTGGTGTTGTTCATTGGGTAGATGAGGAGTGGCCAGAGCATCTGCAGAATGCTCTTCACAAACTATGGCTTTTGTATGAGGATTGCCAGCGTGCTAATAGGATGGCATGTCTGGAACATTCATCACTTGTCCACAATCTCACATCACAGAAGAACAAGCTACAGGAGACTTATGAGAAGCTTGTTGAGGATGTGAACAACCTACTTGATACCCAGGGCAATATTCCCAAGGAAAATGAAGTCCAACAAGGTGAACATGAGGAGATCACTCCTCCTTTGGACAACAATATTTCAGCTTTGAAGGAACAGCTGGGTGCAATGGATGCTGAGAACAAAGAACTGAAGCAAAAGGTTGACCAGTTGAAGAGCATTCAGGTTGCCCAAGGTAATGTGATTAGGAATCTGAAGTTTGCTCATTTGAAGGAGAAGGAAAAGTTGAGCACTGAGAGGAGGAATTTGGAGTTTCACATTGATGATCTTGTCAAAGCTAGTGACAAGAACAAGAGAAAGCTGAAGGACATCAAGGATATTTGCGATGAAGAGTGA